The uncultured Roseibium sp. DNA segment GTCGGGCATATTCGCCTTGGCGGAATATGCCCGATCCTTGCGGATGAGTGTCCGAGCCATGTCCTCCCCCGGACCCTTCCTGCAAGTTGCAGATTGTTATCCGGAAAGCATAACGGGAATGATTGTCTGCCGAAATGACGTGGATCAATGGTTTGCCGGGCCATATTTCGGGCGTCGCCAATATCTCATCCCGCGGAAAGGCCTACACCGTGTGTTGGCGGGCGTGGCCTTTCAGGCGCGTAAAGCCCATGGATAGGTGCGCCCGGCGGATATGACCGGCGGCTTCCATATCGCCAAGCCGCACTGCATCGGTGATCGCGGCGATCTCGCCTGCGAAAATGGCGACCTCCTCGGCGAAGTCCATCATGGGTATCATTTTCAGCCAGATCCGGCAGGTCTGGTAAAACAGCCGCTCGGACACTTCTACCAGCGGCAGATTGTCGGTCAGACGCATGAAGGCATGAAAGAAATCAATGTTCAGCCTTGCGAACACTTTCATCTCCGGCGCGGCGCGGAGCGCTTCGGCCCGTTTCCTGAGGTCCTCGAACAGCGCCAGAGTTGTTGCGTCGGGATGTTTTGGCGACAACCGTCCGACCAGTTCATTGAGCTCCATTCGCAATTGGTAAACCTGGGTCAGCCCATCGAGATCGACGTCGGTCACGAGGGTCCCGACCCCTTGAACCGACTGAAGCAGACCATCGGCCTCCAAAATCTTGAGCGCCTTGCGCAAGGGGCTACGGCTCACCCCGAATTCTGCTGCGAGCGCCTCTTCACTGAGCCGCATACCGGGCGGATAATCCGACATGCAGATGCGCTCGCGCAGCGTGTCATACATGATCTCGAACCGCTCTTGTGCGCCACCTGCCTTTTCGAGCGCGGCCGCCAGTTCATCGGACGATGTCATGGCCGTTGTTCCAGGATTGCCGAAAGGCCGGACAACATGTCGAGGCAGGACTGAAGCTGGCTGATGCTGACATACTCATCCGGCTGATGGGCCTGAGCAATTGATCCCGGCCCGCAAACGACGACCGACATGCCGAGCGACTGGAACAGGCCGGCCTCAGTACCGAACGCCACCACGTCGCACAGATCGGAACCGGTCAGTTTGCAGACGATGTCCCGCGCCTCATTGTCCGACATGACTTCCAGCCCGGCCACCTCACCGATGATTTCGGTGACAATGCGGGCATCTGCGGAGACCGCCTGCATCTCAGGCAGAAGCTGGGTCCGGCAATACTCCTCCAGTGCCTCCTTGATCAGAGTGGCATCCGCCTGCTGGACCGGGCGCATTTCCCATTCCACGGAACAGTTGCGCGCAATGACATTCCGTGCATTTCCGCCCTCGATCCGACCGACCTGAACGGTGGTCCAAGGCGGCTGATAGCGCTCGTTGGAAAACTTAGCGCCCGCCTTCACCGTTTCGCCCAGTTCCATGAGCCGGGCCATGAAGCGCACGGCATAGTGGATCGCATTGACACCCTTGTCCGGATCGGAGCCGTGCCCGTCGGTCCCGTGAAAACAGGTGGTATACTCGTAGCAGCCCTTGTGCCCCTCGATCACGCGCATCGAAGTCGGCTCGCCGATGATGGCCACCGAGGGGCGGATCTCCTGTGTTTTCAATTCCTCCACCAGATGGCGGGCACCGAAACAGCCGGTTTCCTCGTCGTAGGTCAGGGCCACGTGCAGAGGACGCTGAAGCCTCAATTTCGCATAGTGCGGGGCCATCGCCAGAACCGTGGCGATGAACCCTTTCATGTCGCAGGATCCACGGCCATAAAGCAGATCGTCCTCCTGGCGGAGCCGGAAGGGATCGGAGGTCCAATCTTCTGGATCCGCCGGAACCACGTCGGTATGGCCGGACAGGACGATGCCGTCAGGCGCCTCCGGACCGAGCGTGGCAAACAGATTGGCCTTCTTGCCGGTTTCGTCTCGCGAGACCGTTGTTCGGAACCCGTGGTGTTCCAGCAATTCCGAGGCGTAGACGATCAATTCGAGATTGCTGTCGGAGGAAACCGTCGGAAAGGCGATCAGCCGATCCAGGATTCCGATCGTCTCGTTCATGAGGCTCATGATAGCGCCACCGTCAGTCCTTCACATAGAGCTTGCGGGGCTTGGAGCAGAAACATTCCGCCGGTCCCTGCTCCTTGATCAGAATGCTCTCGGTGATCTCGAGCCCCCAGTCGTCCATCCAAAGACCCGGCATAAAGTGGAAGGTCATTCCGGGTTCCAGAATTGTTTCATCCTCGTGGCGGATCGAAATCGTGCGCTCGCCCCAGTCGGGCGGATAGGACAGACCAATAGGATACCCGGCGCGGGAGCCGCGTTCGATCCCGGCGGCTTCGAGAGGCTTTGCCAGCGCCCTTGCAATGTCGCCCGCCTTGTTGCCGGCAACAGCCGCCTCAAGCCCGGCTTCAAGCCCTTCCACGAGCGCGGATTCGGCATCCTTCATGAATTGCGGCGGCTTGCCGAGAAAGATCGTCCGGCACAAGGGAGCATGATACCGGCGATGACATCCGGATATCTCGAAGAACGTCGCCTCGCCTTTTTCGAGGAGCCGGCCGTCCCACGTCAAATGGGGAGCCGCTGCATCGGCGCCGCTGGGCAGAAGCGGCACGATGGCCGGATAATCCCCCCAGGCGTCGTCCAGACCCCGAACGGCATCGGCGTAGATTTCGGCAACCACATCGACCTTGCGCACGCCCGGTTCGACCCGCGCGACGATACCATCGATGATCTTTTCCGAAATCCGTGCCGCCTTGCGGATATAGACGATTTCCTCTTCGGACTTTACCGTGCGCTGCCAGTTCACCAGAGCAGTGGCATCGACAAAGGTGGCGTCTGGCAGCTCCTCGGTGAGGGTCAAATACGCCTTTGCGGAGAAATAGTAATTTTCCAGCTCAACGCCGATCCGTTTTCCGGCATAGCCCTTGTCGCGGAGAATGGCGGCCAGGGTTTCCATCGGGTGCAGCTGGCTCGACTGGATGTATTTGTCGGCATATTTGGCGACCCGCTCCGGCGCCATCCAGACCGTCCTCAGGGCACCATTGGCATCCTGGCGGCGGCCCCACCAGATCGGGTCCTCGTCATGAAACACCAAAACACCCTGATGGACGTAAAACGACCAACCGTCATAGCCGGTGACCCAGGCCATGTTTGACGGGTCCTCTATAAAAAGAACGTCGATATCCCGGCGCGCCATTTCCTTGCGAACCTTGGCGATACGGCGGTCATATTCGGCAGCACTGAACGGCAAATCATTCGCAGGCATGGTCGGTCATCTCCAAAACACCGATATTGTGCACAACTGTTTCTTTAAAACGCAATTACCGCAAGTCTTTTTCGCACTAACGCGTTGACCGCCGGCATTTTTATGCGATGTTGTACACAACAAGACAGAAGCCTTGTTCGATGACCGTCCCCGAAGAGGAAATCCGACGCATGTCCCTGTCGCTGGCCGATGTGTTCGCCGCACAAAAGACGATTGCCGGTCAGGTCGTGCGAACACCGCTGATCCCCTCTCCTTTCCTGTCGGAGAGAGCCGGCGTTCCCTTTCTGCTCAAGATGGAAACCATGCAGCCCACCGGCGCCTTCAAGCTGCGCGGCGCGACCAACGCCATTCTGAACGCGCCGGAGGGAACGAAGGCGGTCACCTGCTGCTCGACCGGCAACCACGGGCGCGGTGTCGCCTATGCCGCGCGGCGCCAGGGCATCAACGCGACCATCTGCATGTCGTCCCTCGTCCCACAGAACAAGGTTGACCGGATCCGGGCGCTCGGAGCGGACGTAAAGATCATCGGCACGAGCCAGGACGACGCCATGAAAGAATGCCTGCGTCTTTGCGAGACGGACGGTTTCGTAGATATCTCGCCCTTCGACGACGCGAACGTCATCAGCGGTCAGGGCACCGTTGGCCTGGAAATGCTTCAGGACTCACCGGATCTGAACATGCTGCTGGTGCCCTTGTCCGGCGGTGGGCTTGCCGGAGGCGTGGCGCTTGCCGTCAAGGCCATCAATCCGGATATCCGGGTCATCGGCATTTCCATGGACCGGGGCGCGGCCATGGATGCCTCGATCAAGGCGGGGCGCCCGGTAGAGGTTACCGAAGTCGCCAGCCTGGCAGACTCGCTTGGCGGCGGCATCGGCCTGGAGAACCAACTCTCCTTCAGCCTGTGCAGAGACTTGCTGGACGATGTGGTACTGGTCACGGAAAACGAGATCTATCGGGGCCTGCAAACCCTCTATTTCGAAGACGGACACGTCGCAGAAGGGGCCAGTGTCGTTGGCATTGCCGCACTCCTGGCGGACAAGCTGCCGGCCTTCAAGGGGCCAGTTGCCACGATCGTGACCGGGCGAAATGTGGACATGACCCAATTTACCGACGTGATCACCGGCCGTCCGATCCAACTCGGCGACACCATCGTTCAGGGCAGATCCTATGACGCATGATATGAAAATCCTGACGGAGACGGAATTGCGTCAAGTGATTCACCTGGATCTTGCCGCAATCGACTGTATCGAAAAGGCATTCGGCCTGCTTTCGACCGGCAAGGTCGTGATGCCTCCGGTTCTGTCCATGGCACTCAGGGACGCCAATGCGGAGGTCGATGTGAAGACGGCCTATGTGCCGGGTTTCGATGGATTTGCGATCAAGGTCAGTCCCGGATTCTTCAACAACCCGTCGATCGGCCTGCCGAGCCTCAATGGCCTGATGATTCTGTTTTCGGCAAAGACCGGGCTGGTGGAAGCGGTATTCCTGGACAACGGGTATCTCACCGACGTCCGCACGGCCGCTGCAGGCGCGGTCGCCGCCCGACACCTCGCACCCAAGGTCGTCAACACTGCCGGGGTCATGGGCACCGGCGTACAGGCGCGGCTGCAATTGCAGGCAGCTCATCTCGTCCGTCCCTTCGAAAGAGCCCTCGTCTGGGGCCGAGACCTGGAAAAAGCGAAAACGACCGCCTCGGACCTTCAAAAGAGCCTCGGCATTCCGGCCGAAGCCGTCGAAGACCCCAAAAGGCTCGTTTCCGAAAGCCAGCTGGTGGTGACGACCACCCCGGCAACCGACCCCATCCTGTCTGCCGACTGGCTGCACCCGGGCCTGCATATCACCGCCATGGGCTCCGATCAGGACGACAAGAATGAAATCGATCCGCAGGTCCTTCAACACGCAGACCTTGTCGTCTGCGACCGGCTCTCACAATGCGAACTGCTCGGGGAACTCAGAAGCGCGCTTGCCGCAGGCGTGATTCAGGATCAAAGTTCTGTCGTAGAACTGGGCGATGTCGTCAGCGGGAAGCATGCAGGCCGCCAGGGGGACGATGATATAACCTTCTGCGATCTCACCGGGACCGGTGTTCAGGATACGGCGATTGCCACCTTCGTCCGGAGCCGTCTGAACGGGACGGATACCGGCACCACCCTTTCGGCTTGATCCGGAATTTTAAGGTCAGCATCCGATGCTCAAATTGGACGACCGGGATCTTCAAATCCTGAAAGTACTGGCGAATGAGGCCCGCATTTCCAAGGCGGACCTCGCCAAGAAAATCAACCTCAGCCCAAGCCCGTGCTGGAAGCGCCTCGAAAGGCTCGAGAAGGCAGGGATCATCGAGGGCTATCATGCGCGGATCGCCCTGAAACAGGTCGCGCCTCATGTCACGGTTTTCGTCACCATCGAACTGGAACATCACCGCGCGGAATATTTCCAGCGGTTTGAACAGGCCATTCACGACCGGGATGAGATAATCGCCTGCTGGGCGATCGGCGGTGGCCTCGACTACCTTTTGCAGGTCGTGACACGCGACATCGATACCTATCAGCGGCTCATCGACGACCTTCTCGATCAAGGGCTCGGGGTTGTGCGCTATTTCACCTATGTCATGACGAAGGCGGTGAAAACCGGAACATCCCTCCCCCTGGATGTGCTCGCTCCGGCGCTTGCGATGAACTCAGTCGAAGCCGTCACGGGCGAAATGGAATAATTCCCAGCGATCAGCCGCTTATTCAGTCAGATCGTCTGCATAACCCTTCAGATTCGATCAAATCGTCTTCACCCCACCCTGTAGGCTCTCAGTCAAGCCAATCAGGGACCGAGCACCGTGCATAACGTTGAAGACGCACCTCTTTGCAAATCTCTTTTTGCTCAGATCGGCAACCGCCATCTGATCAGGCAGTTCAGCTATGTAAACGGCCGGTGGCTGGAGTCCGATACTCGGGCCAACTTCCAGGTCACGGATCCTGCTGATGGTGCTTGGCTTGGTGATGTCGCGAAGCTCTCCGCCAGCCAAAGTGCCGATGCGGTGGCGTGCGCCGACCAGGCCTTTGAGCTCTGGTCCTCCCTCTTGCCCCAGGAGCGCGCCGCCTATCTGATGAAGTGGCACGATCTGATGCTGGAAAACCGCGAAGACCTCGCCGTCATCATGACCCGGGAACAGGGAAAGCCGCTTTCCGAATCCCGTGGCGAGATCGATTACGCCGCTTCCTTTGTTTCCTTCTATGCCGAAGAAGCCAAACGCCCGAACATCGAAGGCGTTACCTCTCACCTGCCGGACGCGGAAATGGAAGTGTGGCGCGAGCCGGTCGGGGTCGCGGCGCTGGTCACGCCGTGGAATTTCCCGTCCGCCATGATCACCCGCAAGGCAGCCGCAGCACTCGCTGCCGGCTGCACCGTTCTGGTCCACCCTTCGGCGGAGACGCCTTTTTCCGCGCTTGCACTTGCCGAACTCGCCGATCAGGCCGGGATGCCGCCGGGCGTCTTCAACGTCCTGACCGGTACGGCGTCCGAAATCGTTCCGCCGTGGACCGACGACCCGAGGGTGCGCGCGCTGTCTTTCACCGGCTCCACTGAAGTCGGCCGCCTGCTCTACCGCAACAGCGCTGACACCATCAAACGCCTGGTTCTGGAACTCGGTGGCCATGCCCCGATGCTGGTGTTTGCCGACGCGGACCTAGATAAAGCCGTCGAACAGGCCGTATCGGCGAAGTTCGCCACCTCCGGCCAGGATTGCCTTGCCGCAAACCGGATATTCGTCGAGCGCCCGGTCTATGATGCATTCTGTGCCGCTTTTGCGAAACGGACCGCCGCACTGACGACGGGTCCGGGGATGAACGACAGCGATATTGGTCCCATGATCAACGAACGTGCCGTCGAAAAACAGGAAGCGCATGTTCTGGATGCGCTCGCCCACGGGGCGAAACTTCTGACCGGTGGCAAGCGCCACGCGGCAGGATCCCTGTTCTTCGAACCGACGGTGGTTGCGGACGTGCCCGCTAACGCCCTGATCATGCGGGAAGAAACCTTCGGACCGGTCGCTGCCATCGCCTCATTCGAAGGTGAGGAAGAGGCCCTCCGGATTGCGAACGAAACCGAGTACGGGCTGATCGCCTACCTCCATACCAAGGATCCGCGCCGGATCTACCGGGCCAGTCGCAGGCTTGCCTACGGAATGGTCGCGGTCAACCGCACCAAGGTGACCGGAGCGCCGATCCCTTTCGGCGGAATGAAACAGTCCGGCCTCGGCCGTGAAGGCGCCCGCTTTGGCATGGAAGCCTTCATGGACGTGAAATACGTGTGCCGCGACTGGGCGTGAACCGGAACCAAACCTGCATACAGACGTTGATCATAGGAAAGGAAGTACGATGTTGAAGAATGACAGGCTCGATGAGTGGGACAGATCGAGTTTTTTCCATCCTTCAACGCATCTTGCTCAGCATGCACGCGGCGAGAGCCCGAACAGGATCGTCACCGGGGGCTCCGGCGTGTTCATCGAAGACCGCGACGGAAACCGGCTGCTTGATGCGTTTGCAGGCCTCTACTGCGTGAACGTCGGCTACGGCCGAACGGAAATCGCCGACGCGATTGCAGAACAGGCGCGCGAACTTGCTTATTATCACGCCTATGTCGGCCACGGCACGGAAGCCTCGATCACCCTTGCGAAGATGGTGATGGACAGGGCTCCAAAGCACATGTCCAAGGTCTATTTCGGCCTGGGCGGCTCCGATGCCAACGAGACCAACGTCAAACTGATCTGGTACTACAACAACATCCTTGGTCGCCCGGAAAAGAAGAAGATCATTTCCCGCTGGCGCGGCTATCACGGCTCCGGCCTCATGACCGGTTCCCTGACCGGGCTGGAGCTGTTTCACAAGAAGTTCGACCTGCCGCTGTCCACGGTCCTGCACACGGTTGCTCCCGATTATTTCCGGCGCGATGACCTCTCCATGTCGGAGGGCGACTTCGTTGCCTATTGCGCGGCCGAGCTGGAAGCCCTGATCGAACGCGAGGGTGGCGACACCATTGCCGCATTCATTGGGGAACCGGTTCTGGGAACCGGCGGAATCGTTCCGCCGCCCGCAGGTTACTGGGAAGCGATCCAGCCGATTCTGAAAAAGCACGACATCCTGCTGATTGCAGATGAAGTGGTCACCGGATTCGGTCGGCTCGGCAGCATGTTCGGATCCGATCATTACCGAATGGAACCGGACATCATCACGATCGCCAAGGGCCTGACGTCCGCTTACGCACCGCTTTCCGGCTCCATCGTCTCTGACAAGGTCTGGGCCGTTCTGGAAAAAGGCACGGATGACTTCGGTCCCATCGGCCACGGCTGGACCTACTCGGCCCACCCGATCGGAGCGGCGGCCGGCGTTGCCAATCTTGAACTGATCGACAAGCTCGGACTGATCGACAACGCGGGCAAAGCCGGCGCCTATTTCAAGGCGGCGCTCACCGACGCATTCAAGGATCATGCGCATGTCGGCGACATCCGAGGCGAAGGCCTGATGTGCGCACTGGAATTCGTCGAAGACCGTGCCGGCAGGACCTATTTCGATCCGGCCAAAAAGGTCGGCCCGCAAATTTCGGCAGCGTTGCTGGCACAGGGGGTCATCGGGCGCGCCATGCCGCAGGGCGACATCCTGGGCTTTGCCCCGCCGCTTTGCATCACCGAGAGCGAACTCGACCGGGTGGTTGACGCGACCACGCAGGCTGTGGCGGCGGTCTTGAAATAATAATGGGCACCAGGGCCGGTGAGGAACCGGCCCGACCGGCCTGAACGGGCGAGAAGTCCACAAGGGAAGCTGCCGGCTGAATCAACTGCCGGCAGCTTTCGGAAGACCTTTTTCAGTCGGTAACCGGTCCCGCGGTTCCGGCCTTTTTGCGTTGAACAAATTATTCCGCAAAGTGGGCCTCCCGCTAAATTTTGCAGCAATGAAGTGCAAAAATTACTCATTTTTTTTCTCACTCCCCCTTCCCTTATCGCACAGATTTTGTTTTTCTTTCGCAGACTTAACCGTGCGGCATCAACAGATACCCATGAAGGGTGCGGGCGCCGGACGGTTTCGATGACAGAAGAATTAAAAATCAGAACTTGGGGACAGCATGGCGGATAACCGGGGCGCGGCAGTACGCTACGAAAACGTCCAGAAGAGCTACGACGGGGAAACACTGGTCGTAAAAAATCTTAATCTGGACATCCCACCGGGCGAGTTTCTTACGATGCTCGGCCCGTCCGGGTCAGGAAAGACGACCTGCCTTATGATGCTGGCAGGTTTCGAACCCGCAACCCACGGCGAAATCTTCCTGAATGACCGGCCGATCAACAACGTTCCGCCGCACAAGCGCGGGATCGGGATGGTCTTCCAGAATTACGCCCTTTTCCCGCACATGAGCGTTGCCGAAAACCTGGCATTTCCGCTCCAAGTGCGAAAAATGGGTAAGGCAGAGCAACAGGAAAAGGTCAAACGGGCTCTCGAAATGGTGGAGCTCGGTGACTTTGGCAACCGACGCCCGGCCCAATTGTCCGGTGGCCAGCAGCAACGTGTGGCCGTTGCCCGCGCGCTGGTGTTCGATCCCGAGCTGGTCCTGATGGATGAACCCCTCGGGGCGCTCGACAAGCAGCTGCGCGAGCAGATGCAATACGAGATCAAGCACATCCATGAAAACCTCGGCGTTACGGTCGTTTACGTGACCCACGACCAGACCGAAGCGCTGACCATGTCCGACCGGGTTGCCGTGTTCAATGACGGCATCATCCAGCAGCTGTCGACACCGGATTCGCTCTACGAGGATCCGCAAAACTCGTTCGTTGCCCAGTTCATCGGCGAAAACAACAAGCTGAGCGGCAAGGTCGTCGAAATCAACGGCAGCGAATGCCTTGTCGAACTCGACGACGGCACACGCCTGAAGGCCGACAAGGTCAATGTCAACGCCGTCGGCGACAGAACGACGATTTCTTTGCGTCCTGAACGCGTCGAGTTCGATCCGGGCGACCAGATGGACAATCTCGTCAAGGGCAAGATCAAAGAACTGATCTATCTCGGCGACCATATCCGCGTGCGCATGGATGTTGCCGGCAATGACGAATTCGTCGTCAAGGTCAGAAACCGTGGCGAAAAGCGTAAGCTCGAAACCGGGGATACCGTCCCGATCGGCTGGGCGCTTCACGACTGCAAGGCGCTCGACGCCGTTGCATGATATCACTGGCAGGGCACTCCGCGTGCCTGCCCGGGTGAGAAGACGGGGAAATCCCGTTCATAACCAGAAAGAGGGAGCTATATCTATGAAGCTCAAATCAGCAATTCTTGCAGGGTCGGCTCTGGCCCTGTTCAGCACCGCCGCCGTGGCGGAAGACATGACGCTTGTGTCATGGGGTGGTGCATACCAGGCATCCCAGAAAGCCGCCTACGCCGATCCGTATGTGAAGATGCATCCGGACATCAACGTGATCTGGGATGAATCGTCCAACGAAGCCGTGGCCAAGCTGCGTGCCATGAACGAAGCCGGGAACATCACCTGGGACCTCGTTGACGTGGTCGCATCCGATGCCATCCGTCTTTGCGACGAAGGCCTCGCCATGCCGATCGATCCGGACAAGGATCTTGCCGCAGCTCCGGACGGTACGCCCGCTTCTGAAGACTTCGGCGATCTTCTGGTTTCGGAATGCTTCATTCCGCAGATCGTTTACTCCACCACCTTCGGCTACCGCACCGATGTGGACGAATGGGGCGGCAAGACGCCCGACGACATTTGCGACGTCTTCGACCTGGAGACCTTCCCCGGCAAGCGGTCTCTTGAAAAGCGCCCGATCAACAACATGGAATGGGCCCTGCTCTGCGACGGCGTTGCCAAGGACGAAGTCTACGACGTCCTGGAAACCGAAGAAGGCCAGGCGCGCGCCTTCAAGAAGCTCGACACCATCAAGGATCAGGTCGTGTGGTGGTCTGCCGGTGCTGAAACGCCGCAGTTGCTCGCCGACAAGGAAGTCGTGATGGGGTCCACCTACAACGGTCGTCTGTTCTCGCTGATCGAAGAGCAGAAGCAGCCGGTCGCAATGCTCTGGGACGCCCAGGTGTTCGATCTCGACGGCTGGATCATCCCGACCGGCCTGCCGGAAGACCGTCTGGCCAGGGTCAAGGACTTCGTGAAGTTCGCGACCGACACGCAGCGCCTTGCGGACCAGGCCAAGTACATCTCCTATGGTCCTGCACGCAAGTCCTCCGCTCCGCTGGTCGGCAAGCATGAGACCCTCGGCATCGACATGGCTCCGCACATGCCGACCGACCCAGCAAACGCCAAGAACACCTTCCTCTATAACTACGAGTGGTGGGCTGATTACCGGGACGACATCGACGCCAAGTTCCAGGCTTGGCTGGCTCAGTAAGAGCGTTCCCTGACGCAGGACGGGGCCGACGACGGCCCCGTCCACCCACCTGATTGAAAAACCGGAACCGGTAGTCCAATGAGCGAAGCCACAGAGACAGTTCTGACGACACAGGACGGACGGCCCTTGAAGGCCAGCCTTCGGAAGGCTCTGCGCCGCGAAAAGTTGCGCGCGCTCCTGTTGATCGCACCACTGCTGATTTTCGTCCTGCTCACCTTCGTGGCTCCGATCGCGGACATGCTTTTCCGATCCGTGGAAAACGGCATCGTGGAAGAGACCCTACCGAAGACGGTCCAGGCCCTGGCGAATTGGGATCCCTCATCAGGCCAGATACCTGACGAAGCCGTCTTCGCGGCTCTTGTCGACGACCTCAGGGTCGCGGTGAAGGAGAAGACCCACACCCGGCTCGGCTCGCGGTTGAATTATGAAGAATCCGGCATGTCCAGCCTGTTCCGTAAGACCGGTCGACGTGTCAAAAGGATGGACGAAGGCCCCTACAAGGAACAGTTCATCAAGATCGACAAGGATTGGGGTACTCTGGAAACCTGGCAAACGCTGAAACAGTTTTCGCCACGGTATACGGACGGGTATTTCCTTGCGGCGGTCGACGCGGAGCGAACCGCAGATGGATTGCAGATGAAGCCTGAGAAGGAACAGGTCTATCTGTTCCTGTTCGGACGAACCCTGTTTCTGTCGATCGTCATTACGGTGTCCTGTCTCCTGCTCGGCTATCCGATCGCGTTTCTTCTCGCCGCCTTGCCGCTCAGGACGTCCAACCTTCTGATGATCCTTGTCCTACTGCCCTTCTGGACGTCACTGCTCGTGCGCACGTCCGCCTGGAAGGTCCTGTTGCAGCAACAGGGGGTCATCAACGATTTCCTTGTCTGGATCGGCGTCTTATCCGACGCGAACCGTCTGGTCATGATCAACAATCAGACCGGTACGATCATCGCCATGACCCATATCCTGCTGCCGTTCATGATCCTGCCGCTCTACTCGGTCATGAAGACGATTTCACCGTCCTATGTGCGCGCTGCCAAGAGCCTTGGCGCCACCGACTGGACAGCCTTCTGGCGGGTGTATTTCCCGCAATCCGTGCCCGGTATCGGAGCGGGCGCGGTGCTCGTGTTCATTCTGTCGATCGGCTACTACATCACGCCGGAACTCGTCGGCGGCACGAGCGGGATCTTCATCTCCAACCGGATCGCCTATCACATTTCCAGTTCGTTGAACTGGGGACTGGCGGCTGCCCTCGGGACGATGCTGCTTGCCGCGGTTATGCTTCTCTTCGTGGTCTACGACAAGATCGTGGGCATCGATAACGTGAAACTCGGTTAGGGGCTGATGATGAGTGACCTTCCTGCATACGCCTCCACCGGCCAGCGCGCCTGGTACTACGGCTTCCGGTTCATCTGCGGACTGATCTTCTTCTTCCTGATCTTTCCGATCCTGGTGATCATTCCGCTCAGCTTCAACGCCGAAAACTTCTTCACCTTCACCAAGGCGATGCTGGCACTGGATCCGGCCGGGTATTCGTTCAAGCACTATCATGACTTCTTTACCAATCCGGACTGGCAGCAGGCGCTGACGAATTCGTTCATGATCGCACCGGTCGCGACGATCCTGGCAACCAGTTTCGGCACCTTGGCTGCGATCGGCCTGTCCCAGTCCCACGTGCCCTACCGATCGGCCATCATGGCCGTGCTGATCTCGCCGATGATCGTGCCGCTGATCATTTCGGCGGCGGGCATGTATTTCTTCTATTCGCGGATCGGCCTTCAGGGAACCTATTGGGGCGTTGTGCTGGCACACGCGGCCCTGGGCACCCCCTTCGTGATCATCACGGTGACCGCAACCCTCGTCGGATTTGACCGAAGCCTTGTCCGGGCGGCCGCCAGCATGGGCGCCAACCCGGTCACGACCTTCTTCAAGGTGCAGATGCCGCTGATTATCCCGGGCGTCGTGTCCGGTGCGCT contains these protein-coding regions:
- a CDS encoding GntR family transcriptional regulator encodes the protein MTSSDELAAALEKAGGAQERFEIMYDTLRERICMSDYPPGMRLSEEALAAEFGVSRSPLRKALKILEADGLLQSVQGVGTLVTDVDLDGLTQVYQLRMELNELVGRLSPKHPDATTLALFEDLRKRAEALRAAPEMKVFARLNIDFFHAFMRLTDNLPLVEVSERLFYQTCRIWLKMIPMMDFAEEVAIFAGEIAAITDAVRLGDMEAAGHIRRAHLSMGFTRLKGHARQHTV
- the eutB gene encoding hydroxyectoine utilization dehydratase EutB, yielding MTVPEEEIRRMSLSLADVFAAQKTIAGQVVRTPLIPSPFLSERAGVPFLLKMETMQPTGAFKLRGATNAILNAPEGTKAVTCCSTGNHGRGVAYAARRQGINATICMSSLVPQNKVDRIRALGADVKIIGTSQDDAMKECLRLCETDGFVDISPFDDANVISGQGTVGLEMLQDSPDLNMLLVPLSGGGLAGGVALAVKAINPDIRVIGISMDRGAAMDASIKAGRPVEVTEVASLADSLGGGIGLENQLSFSLCRDLLDDVVLVTENEIYRGLQTLYFEDGHVAEGASVVGIAALLADKLPAFKGPVATIVTGRNVDMTQFTDVITGRPIQLGDTIVQGRSYDA
- a CDS encoding M24 family metallopeptidase, which codes for MPANDLPFSAAEYDRRIAKVRKEMARRDIDVLFIEDPSNMAWVTGYDGWSFYVHQGVLVFHDEDPIWWGRRQDANGALRTVWMAPERVAKYADKYIQSSQLHPMETLAAILRDKGYAGKRIGVELENYYFSAKAYLTLTEELPDATFVDATALVNWQRTVKSEEEIVYIRKAARISEKIIDGIVARVEPGVRKVDVVAEIYADAVRGLDDAWGDYPAIVPLLPSGADAAAPHLTWDGRLLEKGEATFFEISGCHRRYHAPLCRTIFLGKPPQFMKDAESALVEGLEAGLEAAVAGNKAGDIARALAKPLEAAGIERGSRAGYPIGLSYPPDWGERTISIRHEDETILEPGMTFHFMPGLWMDDWGLEITESILIKEQGPAECFCSKPRKLYVKD
- a CDS encoding cyclodeaminase codes for the protein MTHDMKILTETELRQVIHLDLAAIDCIEKAFGLLSTGKVVMPPVLSMALRDANAEVDVKTAYVPGFDGFAIKVSPGFFNNPSIGLPSLNGLMILFSAKTGLVEAVFLDNGYLTDVRTAAAGAVAARHLAPKVVNTAGVMGTGVQARLQLQAAHLVRPFERALVWGRDLEKAKTTASDLQKSLGIPAEAVEDPKRLVSESQLVVTTTPATDPILSADWLHPGLHITAMGSDQDDKNEIDPQVLQHADLVVCDRLSQCELLGELRSALAAGVIQDQSSVVELGDVVSGKHAGRQGDDDITFCDLTGTGVQDTAIATFVRSRLNGTDTGTTLSA
- a CDS encoding Lrp/AsnC family transcriptional regulator → MLKLDDRDLQILKVLANEARISKADLAKKINLSPSPCWKRLERLEKAGIIEGYHARIALKQVAPHVTVFVTIELEHHRAEYFQRFEQAIHDRDEIIACWAIGGGLDYLLQVVTRDIDTYQRLIDDLLDQGLGVVRYFTYVMTKAVKTGTSLPLDVLAPALAMNSVEAVTGEME
- the argE gene encoding acetylornithine deacetylase — its product is MSLMNETIGILDRLIAFPTVSSDSNLELIVYASELLEHHGFRTTVSRDETGKKANLFATLGPEAPDGIVLSGHTDVVPADPEDWTSDPFRLRQEDDLLYGRGSCDMKGFIATVLAMAPHYAKLRLQRPLHVALTYDEETGCFGARHLVEELKTQEIRPSVAIIGEPTSMRVIEGHKGCYEYTTCFHGTDGHGSDPDKGVNAIHYAVRFMARLMELGETVKAGAKFSNERYQPPWTTVQVGRIEGGNARNVIARNCSVEWEMRPVQQADATLIKEALEEYCRTQLLPEMQAVSADARIVTEIIGEVAGLEVMSDNEARDIVCKLTGSDLCDVVAFGTEAGLFQSLGMSVVVCGPGSIAQAHQPDEYVSISQLQSCLDMLSGLSAILEQRP